Within the Plectropomus leopardus isolate mb unplaced genomic scaffold, YSFRI_Pleo_2.0 unplaced_scaffold9297, whole genome shotgun sequence genome, the region GGCAGGAGAAGGAGGCCTGGATTAAAGCAAAGTACGTAGAGAAAAAATTCCTGAAGAAGCTGGGCTCCACAGAGATCCTCATCAACGGAGAGAGGAAGTCGGAGCGGCGGTGGAGCGTGAAGAAGTGTCGGAGACACAACAGCGCCACCACGGTTCCAAAAACACGGCGAAGATACCGACAAGATCCCGGCAGCATCTCCCCGTCCACCCTGTCCTCAGGTACTGCACGGGGGCCGGAGGGTCAAGCTTTCAAAGCGTCAGATTTTAAAATTCCCTGCTATGTATTGATTTTGCTTTacgatattttatatttttctaacatcaAAATGTATCATCGTCAAATAAGACGATATATTTTTCTTGGTGTTCTCACTCGTTACTTTTACTTGTTTGTCTCACAGCAGCTGCTAAGTTCAGAC harbors:
- the LOC121940716 gene encoding arf-GAP with coiled-coil, ANK repeat and PH domain-containing protein 3-like yields the protein SLGVHCSKVRSLTLDSWEPELLKLMCELGNSVINHIYEGSYQEQGLKKPLPSSSRQEKEAWIKAKYVEKKFLKKLGSTEILINGERKSERRWSVKKCRRHNSATTVPKTRRRYRQDPGSISPSTLSSAAAKFRRDSLFCPDELDSLFSYFDTGSGPR